From Pulveribacter suum, a single genomic window includes:
- a CDS encoding phage major capsid protein, with protein sequence MQLHEIRERRAAKVTEARSLLASDKLTPEQQAAFDKLKGEITSLEADEARAQFLEDAERRSAGPLDKGTRELHGQVSLVEAIRCQVEGRAATGAVAEYSREVEQRTGTKGIYVPLSAFETRAQTTTSAANIVADDFRPDLFVGPLRNSLVMRRLGARVLTGLRGDVVIPRQKTSHTAQWLAEGDSLTESGMTFDQLTLKPRHVGALTELSRQLIQQASPQIEQLVRDDMSAVIAEAFDAAMINGDGVKEPLGLLNTVGIQTANLATLSWDAVQAMLLKLGIKNVSPTAWLTSPGAAMKLATTLKSTTAGAGYLLEGGTLAGLPVAVTNQVPGKGTSPVKGQIVLGDFSEMFVGVWDSVQILVNPYAEGPYKRGGVMVRALMTADVAVRRPEAFVVASDVAL encoded by the coding sequence ATGCAACTGCACGAAATCCGCGAGCGCCGCGCCGCCAAAGTGACCGAAGCCCGCAGCCTGCTGGCCAGCGACAAGCTGACCCCTGAGCAGCAGGCCGCCTTCGACAAGCTGAAGGGCGAAATCACCAGCCTAGAAGCCGACGAAGCCCGCGCGCAATTCCTGGAGGACGCCGAGCGCCGCAGCGCCGGCCCGCTGGACAAGGGCACGCGCGAGCTGCACGGCCAGGTCAGTCTGGTGGAGGCGATCCGCTGCCAGGTGGAAGGCCGCGCCGCAACTGGCGCCGTAGCCGAGTACTCGCGCGAGGTGGAGCAGCGCACCGGCACGAAGGGCATCTACGTGCCCCTGTCGGCATTCGAGACCCGCGCGCAGACCACCACCAGCGCCGCCAACATCGTGGCCGACGACTTCCGCCCGGACCTGTTCGTCGGCCCGCTGCGCAACAGCTTGGTGATGCGCCGCCTGGGCGCCCGCGTGCTGACCGGCCTTCGCGGCGACGTGGTGATCCCCCGCCAAAAGACCAGCCACACGGCGCAGTGGCTTGCTGAGGGCGACTCCCTCACGGAATCGGGAATGACGTTCGACCAACTGACGTTGAAGCCGCGCCATGTGGGTGCGCTCACCGAGCTGTCGCGCCAACTGATCCAGCAGGCCAGCCCGCAGATCGAGCAGCTTGTCCGTGATGACATGTCGGCCGTCATTGCCGAGGCGTTCGACGCCGCCATGATCAACGGCGACGGCGTGAAGGAGCCGCTTGGTTTGCTCAACACCGTAGGCATTCAAACCGCCAACCTGGCCACCTTGTCCTGGGACGCCGTGCAGGCCATGCTGCTGAAGCTGGGCATCAAGAACGTGTCGCCCACGGCCTGGCTGACTTCGCCCGGCGCCGCCATGAAGCTGGCAACCACGCTCAAAAGCACCACGGCAGGCGCTGGCTACCTGCTGGAAGGCGGCACCCTGGCCGGCCTGCCCGTCGCAGTGACGAACCAAGTCCCCGGCAAGGGCACCAGCCCGGTGAAGGGCCAGATCGTGCTGGGCGACTTCTCCGAGATGTTTGTGGGCGTGTGGGACAGCGTGCAGATCCTCGTGAACCCGTACGCCGAAGGCCCGTACAAGCGAGGCGGCGTCATGGTGCGCGCCCTGATGACCGCCGACGTTGCCGTGCGCCGGCCCGAGGCGTTCGTTGTTGCATCCGACGTGGCCCTGTAA
- a CDS encoding YfjI family protein encodes MNAVIDMSRANARVDALVDKQASWPDPAPIVSDLPPAPPFDAHALLPGALAEFVLDEADRMCAAPDYVAATLIVSLGAVIGTKCAIKPKRRDDWIVTPNLYGGVVGDPSAKKSPTIGTVMRFMDRLEAKEMEDLEERRNTYEAELAAFEAHEAAIKATMKKAASGKPDRDKMLAAQNDLAGLEKPEEPRPRRFKSNDATVEKLGDILSHNQHGLLVFRDELMGLLASWEKDGREGDKAFYLEGWNGTGSFSIDRIGRGSQFIKTLCLSVFGGIQPDLLERYLGSIVNGMDNDGRIQRFQVLVYPDQPAWEWRDRYPVKGAREAVRDLFDRLASFDPAMDGAAPADDFVKLAHYTFDDAAQELFIEWDTELNRQRIPNEGNPMLRQHLAKFEKLFCAIALILHLAEGRIGAVTVESALRAAAWCEYLEGHARRVYGLVEAARINTAKMLSRRLSEGKLAQGFTARDVWKKGWSGIKSTADAEAALAILEEAGWIVGLDDTPPEGGRPTMRYYVNPKARAAR; translated from the coding sequence ATGAACGCCGTAATCGACATGAGCCGCGCGAATGCCCGCGTGGATGCGCTGGTGGACAAGCAAGCGAGCTGGCCAGACCCCGCGCCCATCGTGAGCGACCTTCCCCCCGCCCCGCCGTTCGACGCGCACGCGCTGCTGCCCGGCGCGCTGGCCGAGTTCGTCCTGGACGAAGCCGACCGCATGTGCGCCGCGCCTGACTATGTGGCCGCCACGCTGATCGTGTCCCTGGGTGCGGTGATCGGCACCAAGTGCGCCATCAAGCCCAAGCGCCGGGATGACTGGATCGTGACGCCCAATCTCTACGGCGGCGTAGTGGGCGACCCCAGCGCGAAGAAGTCCCCGACCATCGGCACGGTGATGCGCTTCATGGATCGGCTGGAGGCCAAGGAAATGGAGGACTTGGAAGAGCGCCGCAACACCTACGAAGCCGAGCTGGCCGCCTTTGAAGCCCATGAAGCTGCCATCAAGGCGACGATGAAGAAGGCTGCATCCGGCAAGCCCGATCGGGACAAGATGCTGGCCGCGCAAAACGACCTGGCCGGCCTGGAGAAGCCCGAAGAACCGCGCCCGCGCCGGTTCAAGTCCAACGACGCCACTGTCGAAAAACTGGGTGACATCCTGAGCCACAACCAGCACGGCCTGCTGGTGTTCCGCGACGAGCTGATGGGCCTGCTGGCGAGCTGGGAGAAGGACGGGCGCGAGGGCGACAAGGCGTTCTATCTGGAGGGCTGGAACGGCACCGGCAGTTTCAGCATCGACCGCATTGGGCGCGGCAGCCAGTTCATCAAGACGCTGTGCCTGTCCGTGTTCGGTGGCATCCAGCCTGACCTGTTGGAGCGCTACCTGGGCAGCATCGTCAACGGCATGGACAACGATGGCCGCATCCAGCGGTTTCAAGTCCTGGTGTACCCCGATCAACCCGCGTGGGAGTGGCGCGACCGCTATCCCGTCAAGGGCGCGCGTGAGGCGGTGCGCGACCTGTTCGACCGTCTGGCCAGCTTTGATCCGGCGATGGATGGCGCAGCACCCGCTGACGACTTCGTGAAGCTGGCGCACTACACGTTCGACGACGCGGCGCAGGAGCTGTTCATCGAGTGGGACACCGAGCTGAACCGCCAGCGCATCCCGAACGAAGGCAACCCCATGTTGCGCCAGCACTTGGCCAAGTTCGAGAAGCTGTTCTGCGCCATCGCGCTGATCCTGCACTTGGCAGAAGGCCGCATCGGCGCCGTGACCGTGGAAAGCGCGCTGCGCGCCGCCGCATGGTGCGAGTACCTGGAGGGGCACGCGCGCCGCGTCTATGGCTTGGTGGAGGCGGCCCGCATCAACACCGCCAAGATGCTGTCGCGCCGCCTGAGCGAGGGCAAGCTGGCGCAGGGGTTCACCGCGCGCGACGTGTGGAAAAAAGGCTGGTCTGGCATCAAGAGCACGGCCGACGCGGAGGCGGCGCTGGCCATCTTGGAGGAAGCCGGCTGGATCGTCGGCCTGGATGACACCCCGCCCGAGGGCGGCCGGCCGACCATGCGCTACTACGTCAACCCGAAAGCGAGGGCCGCGCGGTGA
- a CDS encoding CHC2 zinc finger domain-containing protein — protein sequence MSNNANRGGFDRTRLPDPLTYYEGQGLDFKERRGKWRTSRCDFHGGSDSLRINTTSGSFVCMAGCGARGGDVLAFHMATHGLDFIEAAKALGAWTDDGRTASTRPTPLPARDALAVLAAEANLVAVAAANVAHGVLLTRVDLDRLLTAAARINVVAEVIA from the coding sequence ATGAGCAACAACGCCAACCGTGGCGGGTTCGACCGTACCCGCCTGCCTGATCCCCTGACCTACTACGAGGGCCAGGGCTTGGACTTCAAAGAGCGGCGCGGCAAGTGGCGCACCAGCCGCTGCGATTTCCACGGCGGCAGCGACAGCCTGCGCATCAACACCACCAGCGGCTCGTTCGTGTGCATGGCTGGCTGCGGCGCCCGTGGTGGCGACGTGTTGGCCTTTCACATGGCCACGCATGGCCTGGACTTCATCGAAGCCGCCAAGGCCCTGGGAGCCTGGACGGATGACGGACGCACCGCGTCCACGCGCCCCACGCCGCTGCCTGCCCGCGATGCGCTGGCGGTGCTGGCGGCCGAAGCCAACCTGGTGGCAGTAGCCGCTGCCAACGTCGCGCACGGCGTGCTGCTGACGCGGGTGGACTTGGACCGACTGCTGACGGCAGCCGCGCGCATCAACGTGGTTGCGGAGGTGATCGCATGA
- a CDS encoding helix-turn-helix transcriptional regulator → MSTTSSATDETLLRLPQVLARFPVSRSGWYQGVKAGKYPQPVRIGERAVAWKASDIRRLVQAASA, encoded by the coding sequence ATGAGTACGACATCCTCAGCAACCGACGAAACCCTGCTGCGCCTGCCGCAAGTGCTGGCGCGCTTTCCCGTGAGCCGTAGTGGCTGGTACCAAGGCGTCAAAGCCGGCAAGTACCCCCAGCCCGTCCGCATCGGAGAGCGTGCTGTCGCCTGGAAGGCCAGCGACATCCGCCGCCTCGTTCAAGCCGCCAGCGCTTGA
- a CDS encoding tyrosine-type recombinase/integrase: MHNPTATCPTSSKDSRPHPTSFVGLLWAEWHVAEYGFMPKIAKQLSERAVAAIRTDGRHAVGGVPGLHLRVKGVARGWVLRIKVGEARRDMGLGSYPAVGLAEARDKARAVHDSLRRGEVPATPAATRQATIAVAAMSFEQCARAFMRDKASEWKNFKHRQQWENTLAQYAFPLIGAMPVAAIDLPHVLACLEPIWRDKTETASRLRGRIETVLDWATVRKYRQGENPARWKGHLDKLLPAPTKVAKTVHHRALPIDAMPAFMRALHKRHGISARALEFVIYTAARSGEVRGASWDEIDLKAGLWTVPADRMKAGKEHRVPLSAAAIKLLKKTPRLEGCELIFPGTKGQPLSDMSLAAVLRRMDVDAVPHGFRSTFRDWAGDRSHYPRELIEAALAHTLESKVEAAYRRGDALEKRRELMEAWAQFCAGA; encoded by the coding sequence TTGCATAATCCGACCGCCACCTGTCCAACATCATCCAAGGACAGCCGACCGCATCCCACATCCTTTGTGGGACTTTTGTGGGCCGAGTGGCACGTGGCGGAGTACGGATTTATGCCCAAAATTGCCAAGCAACTTTCCGAGCGCGCAGTGGCCGCCATCCGCACCGATGGCCGCCATGCAGTAGGAGGCGTGCCCGGCCTTCACCTTCGCGTCAAGGGCGTGGCGCGTGGCTGGGTGCTGCGCATCAAGGTGGGCGAAGCACGGCGCGATATGGGCCTGGGCAGCTATCCCGCCGTGGGCCTGGCCGAAGCACGCGACAAGGCCCGCGCCGTTCACGATTCCCTGCGCCGTGGCGAAGTACCTGCTACTCCAGCAGCAACCCGCCAAGCCACCATTGCAGTGGCCGCCATGTCGTTTGAGCAGTGCGCCCGCGCCTTCATGCGCGACAAGGCCAGCGAGTGGAAGAACTTCAAGCATCGCCAGCAGTGGGAGAACACCCTGGCGCAGTACGCCTTCCCACTGATCGGCGCCATGCCTGTGGCCGCAATCGACCTGCCGCACGTCCTGGCCTGCCTGGAACCCATCTGGCGCGACAAGACCGAGACCGCTTCACGCCTGCGCGGCAGGATCGAAACCGTGCTGGACTGGGCCACCGTGCGCAAGTACCGCCAGGGCGAGAACCCAGCGCGCTGGAAAGGCCACCTGGACAAGCTACTGCCCGCGCCCACGAAGGTGGCAAAGACCGTTCATCACCGCGCCCTGCCCATTGACGCCATGCCGGCGTTCATGCGGGCGCTGCACAAGCGCCACGGCATATCCGCCCGCGCGCTGGAGTTCGTGATCTACACCGCCGCCCGCTCAGGCGAGGTGCGCGGCGCGAGCTGGGACGAAATCGACCTGAAGGCGGGGCTGTGGACTGTGCCGGCTGATCGCATGAAGGCAGGCAAGGAACACCGAGTTCCCCTGTCTGCTGCCGCCATCAAGCTGCTGAAGAAAACGCCGCGCCTGGAAGGGTGCGAGCTGATCTTCCCCGGCACCAAGGGCCAGCCGCTATCCGATATGAGCCTGGCCGCTGTCCTGCGGCGCATGGACGTTGATGCGGTGCCCCATGGTTTCCGCTCGACATTCCGGGACTGGGCAGGCGACCGCAGCCACTACCCGCGCGAGCTGATCGAGGCCGCGCTGGCGCACACGCTGGAAAGCAAAGTGGAGGCCGCCTATCGGCGCGGCGATGCGCTGGAGAAGCGGCGCGAGCTGATGGAAGCGTGGGCGCAGTTTTGCGCTGGCGCGTGA
- a CDS encoding KGG domain-containing protein gives MPNNNPQGHNQYSNSNSGQSNQSHSNQGNQHQGGNQGGHGNQSSSGGQSNNSNRGFASMDPERQREIAAEGGRAAHASGNAHEFNSQEAREAGAKSHGGQGSSSQGSDNNRSSSGNSQSNNSNSGNTRGGSSEQHARAGAQSHKNDR, from the coding sequence ATGCCCAACAACAATCCCCAAGGCCACAACCAGTACTCGAACAGCAACAGCGGCCAGAGCAACCAGAGCCACAGCAACCAAGGCAACCAGCACCAGGGCGGCAACCAAGGCGGCCATGGCAACCAGTCCAGCAGCGGCGGCCAGTCCAACAACAGCAACCGGGGCTTTGCTTCCATGGACCCGGAGCGTCAACGCGAGATTGCAGCCGAGGGCGGCCGCGCCGCACACGCTTCGGGCAATGCCCACGAGTTCAACTCGCAGGAAGCGCGCGAGGCCGGTGCCAAGAGCCATGGCGGCCAGGGTTCGTCTTCGCAGGGCTCGGACAACAACCGCAGCTCTTCGGGCAATAGCCAATCCAATAATTCCAATTCCGGCAACACCCGCGGCGGCTCCAGCGAGCAGCACGCACGTGCCGGTGCACAGAGCCACAAGAACGACCGTTAA
- a CDS encoding SDR family oxidoreductase, giving the protein MKSSSGADTADKQRQLQQQQDSKTAQTKKEEKGKKAKPAPGPGRSEPAPPMPRQHLDKPGVQRDMELQPRFEAPHYGGSGKLKGMAALITGGDSGIGRAVAVLFAREGADVAIAYLDEHEDAQDTCRLIEAEGGRSLAIAGDMKDAKFCASAVQATLKAFGKLNVLVNNAAFQEHAASLEELSEERFDETFRTNIYGYFHMTRAALPHLQRGDAIVNTGSVTGLRGSKKLLDYSATKGAIHAFTKALAQNVVERGIRVNAVAPGPVWTPLNPADQSPEDIEKFGADTQMGRPAQPEEIAPAYVFLAAPSCSSYITGIVLPITGNAGDGA; this is encoded by the coding sequence ATGAAATCTTCCTCCGGCGCCGATACCGCGGACAAGCAGCGCCAGCTGCAGCAGCAGCAAGACAGCAAGACTGCCCAGACCAAGAAAGAAGAAAAAGGCAAGAAGGCCAAGCCCGCGCCCGGCCCCGGCCGCAGCGAGCCGGCGCCCCCCATGCCGCGCCAGCATCTGGACAAGCCTGGCGTACAGCGCGACATGGAACTGCAGCCGCGCTTTGAGGCACCGCACTATGGAGGTAGCGGCAAGCTCAAGGGCATGGCCGCGCTCATCACGGGCGGCGACTCGGGCATCGGCCGGGCCGTTGCCGTGTTGTTTGCCCGCGAAGGGGCAGACGTGGCAATCGCCTATCTTGACGAGCATGAGGACGCTCAGGACACCTGCCGGCTGATCGAAGCCGAGGGCGGCCGCAGCCTGGCCATTGCCGGCGATATGAAGGACGCAAAGTTCTGCGCGAGCGCCGTGCAGGCCACCCTCAAGGCCTTCGGCAAGCTCAACGTGCTGGTGAACAACGCCGCCTTTCAGGAGCACGCCGCGTCGCTGGAGGAGCTGAGCGAAGAGCGTTTCGACGAGACCTTTCGCACCAACATCTACGGTTATTTCCACATGACCCGGGCAGCCCTGCCGCACCTGCAGCGGGGCGATGCGATTGTCAATACCGGCTCCGTCACCGGGCTGCGCGGCAGCAAGAAGCTGCTGGACTACTCGGCCACCAAGGGTGCCATTCATGCCTTTACCAAGGCACTGGCGCAGAACGTGGTGGAGCGGGGCATCCGCGTGAACGCCGTGGCACCCGGCCCGGTATGGACCCCGTTGAACCCTGCCGATCAGTCACCCGAGGACATCGAAAAATTCGGCGCCGACACCCAGATGGGCCGCCCTGCGCAGCCGGAGGAAATCGCGCCTGCCTACGTGTTTCTGGCGGCGCCCAGCTGCTCCAGCTACATCACCGGCATCGTCCTTCCCATTACCGGCAATGCCGGCGACGGCGCCTGA